The stretch of DNA CGTTCGTCTCCAGCATCGCCGCAACTGGTGCGGCCTTCAGCGAGGTGAAGTCGCAGAGCACCTGCCCCTCTCGGAGGAGGGGAGCGATCTCGCGGATCACCTCGACCGCGCTCCCGATGGGCACGGAGACGATGACCACGTCGCATCCCCGGGCAAGGTCGGCGTTCGAGAGAGGGGTGTGCCGCCCTGAGACCGAGACCTGGTGCCCGGCCGCCGCAAAGACCCGGGCGAAGAGGGAGCCCATCCCGCCGGTGCCGCCGATAATACCGATATGCATCCTCAGGTCTCCGTGATCGTCTCCTCGACCGCCATGCCGAAATGGCGGCCCTTCGCCATGGCGCACCCCATGACGACGTCGCCCTCCTTCAGGGCGGCGACCGAGACCGGCCCGGACTTGCCCATCAGCCGCACGGTCTCGGCGTTCTGGAGGACGAGCCCGGCTTTCCCGTCCCCGGCCGCGGCCTCGACCAGGAGGAGGGGGCGGCGCTCGATCTTCACCCGCCCGACCGCCGCCTCGGCGGTGGCGCCGGTTGCATCCGCAACCATGACGGCGTCGCCCGCCCGCACCTCGGAGAGGTACGAGGTGCGCCCGTCAGGGCGGAGCAGGTAGGCGTGGACCGCACCGGCGTTCACCCTGAAGGGCCGCGGTGCGACGTACGGGTTCTCCGCCGTCTCGGCAAGCACGAGCAGGAACCCCGACGAGGTGTTGCCGAGGAGCATCCCCTCCCCTTCGGCGAGGAGGGAGCAGGTGTCGATGCAGGCGCGGTCTCCCATCCCGATCTGCCGAACGGCGGTGACGGTGAAGGGGACGATCGCGAGGCGCGGGCTCTCCGCCTGCACGGCGGCGGCGACGCGGCCGACCTCGAGAGGATCGCCGGTCTGGAGAAGCACGCCGGCGACGCCCTTCTCAAGGATGCCGAGGGCGAGTTTCGCCTCCTCTGCATTCCTGACGACAGCGACGACGCGGTCAGAGGCCGCCACCAGGTTTTCGAGCGGGATGATCGTCCAGTCAGACGTAGAGACGACCAGGACCGCCCGGCCCGCATCCGGGAGGGGCGACTCGGGCGTCACCTCGGCAAAGACGACGTCCGTTCCCGGCACCAGGTCGCCGTCGGGCGCGATCGTCGTGATCCGGCCGAGGCCTCTCGCATCGGCGGCCGCATCGACGACCAGCGCCTGCGCACCGGCCTCGATCGCCGCCGTGGCGATCTCCTTGTTCCAGGGGCGCACGTCCACCCAGAACAGTTTCATTGGCCCTCCAGTGCGGCGTCGGGTGCGGTCTCCTCGTGGACGACCCGGCAGAGCGCCCGCACAAAGGATGCTGGCTCGTCACGCTGGAAGGCGTTTCTCCCGATGCACACCCCTGACGCCCCGGCCGAGACGGCGTCCCTGATTGCCGAGAGGGTGGCGAGGTCGCCGGCCTTCTCCCCGCCGGCGATGAGCACCGGCACCGAGCAGGCGGCGGTGATCTCGGCGAATGAGGCCGGGTCGCCGGTGTAGTTCGTCTTGATCAGGTCGGCGCCGAGCTCTTCGGCAACCCTGACGCAGTGGCCCACGGCCGCGGGGGAACGCGGGTCGATCCCCTTGCCCCGCGGGTAGATCATCACGAGGAGCGGCATCCCCCAGCGGGTGCACTCCTTCGAGACCTCGCCGGCCGCCTCGATCATCCGCGACTCGTGCGGCGCCCCGAGGTTGATGTGGATCGAGACCGCGTCGGCGCCGAGGGCGACCGCCTCCTCCACGGTGCAGACGAGCACCTTGTCGTCGGGGTCGGGGTTCAGAGAGGTCGAGGCCGAGAGGTGGACGATCAGCCCGATGTCCCGGCCGTGGCCGCGGTGGCCCGCCTTCACCATGCCCTTGTGCATCACGATCGCGTTCGCGCCGCCCTCGGAGACGGCCGCAACCGCCTCGGGCATCCGCCGCAGCCCCTCGATCTGGCCGAGGGTGAAGCCGTGGTCCATCGGGACGATGACCGTCCTTCCGGTGTTCCTGTCCATAATCCGTTCGAGACGGATCGCTTTTCCGATCATTTCACCATCTCCAGCGCCTCTTCCGCACTCCGTCCTCCATGCACGATCGCCGCCGCCGCCATGATGAAGAGGTCGGGGTGCGGGTGCTGGAAGGCGTTTCTCCCGATGGAGATCCCGGCGGCGCCGCCCTCCATCGCCCCCTCGATCAACTGCAGGGTCGAGAGGTCGTCGGTCTTCGAACCCCCGGCGACGACCACCGGCACCGGACAGCCCCTCGTTACCTCCCGGAACGAGTCCGGGTCGCCGGTGTAGACGGTCTTGACGATGTCGGCGCCGAGTTCGGCACCGGCCCGCGCCGCGAGGCAGACCGCTCCGACATCCTTCTCGTCGGCGATCTTTGCGCCCCGCGGGTACATCATCGCCAGCAGGGGCATCCCCCACTCCATGCACTCCACGCCGATCCTCCCGAGGTCTGCGAGCATCCGCGCCTCTGAAGGAGCGCCGATATTGATATGGACCGAGACGGCGTCGGCGCCCATCTTCAGGGCGTTGGTGACGGTGTTCACGATCACCTTCTCGTTCGGATCGGGCCCGAGACTCGTCGAGGCCGAGAGGTGGAGAATGAGCCCCACGTCCCTCCCGCTCTGCCGGTGGCCGTAGAGGGCGAGGCCAGGGTGGCCGAGCACGGCGTTTGCTCCGCCGGCGGCGACAAGGTCAACGGTCTTTCCCATATCGATGAGTCCGGGCATGGGCCCGGCCGTCACACCGTGATCCATCGGTACGATGATCGTCTTTCCGGTGTTCCGGTCCATGATGCGTTCCATCCTGATCTGTTTTCCTCTCATGATCAACTCCTCCCCGGCGGCATGACATACTGCGGGGACGTTTAAAAGAGATAAAAATACCTAAAAAAGAAGCCCTCGAGCGCGGTCGCTCTGAGAACGGCGTTCAGAGAAGCAATACCTGCGTGATGTGTATGGGCCGGGCTAGTGAAGGTAAAGACATTCACTGGCGAAAAAACATTCACCACACATTATCCATCCTATTTTGCAGGAGCAGTATAATAACCTGTTGGAGGCGAAGAGGGAGGGGCGCAGACACTATATATACCGGGAGGGAGAGGACTGCCCATGATCAGTCTGAACGCCGGGGCCCTCCAGACGACCGCAGGGATGGTTGCCCGGGCAGATCCCCTCGGGATCAGGGCCGGAACCATGGACTGCGGCGCACGGATCGTCGACTGCGGCGCCGATGTTCCCGGGAGTTATGAGGCCGGGTGCCGCCTCGTCGAGGCGTGCTGCGGGGGATGTGCCGCGGCGCGTATCGAGATCGGGGAGTTTGGACCCTATGCCATCCCGGTCCTCCACATGACCGTCTCGAACCCGGCGATTGCCTGCCTCGGCGCCCAGCTCCCCCTCTGGAGGGTGACGGCCGCCGGAGAGGGCGCCGACGCGGGCGGGCCTGGAAGGGCACTCGCCAGAAAGCCGGCGGCACTCTACCAGCGACTGAATCATGAAGAGAGTGCAGAAGAGGCCCTGATCACCCTTACCGCCGACTGGCCACCGGACGAGAGCGAGGCCGGGATCATCGCCGAGGCCTGCCGGATCGATCCGGCGAACCTCACCCTCATGGTCGCCCCGGCCGGGAGCATCGCCGGAACAGTCCACCTCGCCGGGCTTGCCGCAGCGACGGCCCTTGCACGGATCATGAACACAGGCTTTGAACCCCTGCGAATCGTCCACCTCGCCCTCAGGGTGCCGGTGGCGCCGCCCGGTCCGGACGGTGAGAGTGTCAGGGCCGCTGCATCCCTGGCCGGTTCAGCCTGCGGGACGCTCCACCTGATCGCGGACGGCTTTGAGGAGGCACTTTCCGGGGTTGTCGATGAACGAGGAACCGCGGGCGCCGGGCGGGAGGGGAGGTTCACCGCACCCATCGCCGAGGCCACCATCTCAGACCTCAGGGACGGGAGCGTCCGCCGTTTCGGGTCCAGGGATCCCACAAAAATCCTCGAACATTTCGGGATCAGAAAACGACGGGGCCGGACAGATCGGATCACCGACATCAGGTAATTCTGTCCAGAGGGCGCCTGCACAGAGCAGGGGGATCGTCCTCATCCCATTGACATCATACTTTCTCTCGCGGGGAAAGCGCGTTTGAATGCCTGGATCCTTATCCTTTTTTCTCTTCGATCGGGCACTGTGCAACGTATTCCAGGTTGAACTTGTAGAAGTGCGTGTAGCCGCAGTTCCTGCACCTGGTCGTGAACTGGTTGCAGCCGACGATCAGGTCGTGCAGACCCTCGACACCGCAGTTCTTGCACGGTGCGACCGTCTCAAGATCCCAGATGTCGTAACAGCTGATCGGGGTATAGGTACCGGCCGCACTGACATCCTCCACCCGCGGGACAAAGATACGCGTCGCCCCGCAGTTCGCGCACGCCACCTGCGCCTGTGACGAGACCGCCTTGATCACCTGGTCGGCATCCTCGTGGCAGTGGTAACAGGAGGTACGATATTTTGTAAAAATGAACCGTTCGACCATGTGTTCCCCTCGTCGTTTGATCTTCATATACTTACCCCGCCGGGATTGCAGCCACCAAATAGAATAATAATCAGATATAACAGCGCCACCCGATATATTTATTAAATAAAATAATATTATTGTCAGAATTGTCTAAATTAAGAATAGAAAGATAGATTAATTGAGTTATTAAAATAATTTAACCACACAACACAGTGCGTGAGGGACGATACGATGACAATAGAAAAACCAGAAAAAATTGAAGATACCCTGCAGCGCGCCCTGAAAGGAGACCATTCAGTGCGGATCAACATCGATCTCCTCCAGGAGGAGTTCAGACCCCTCGGAAAAATGGTCAATACCGCCATAGAGCGGATGGCAGAAGCTGAAAAGTTGAAAAGGAGGGCCGATGCCTTCGTAAAATTTAATCCCCAGGCAATCGCCGTCCTCGCCGGCGACAAGCACCGCCTCGACCTCAACAAACAGTACGAGAAGGCCTGGCGCGGCTCGTACGACGAACTGATGGCAAAGAAACTCTACGACTTCAATATCAAGACGACCGGCGACGATTTCTACGCCTCCTTCAAGACAAAGAAGATGGCGGTCTCTGACATGGAGATCTCCTGGGAAGACCAGACAAAGACCTATCTCCGCCTCTTCCAGCTCCCGATCCTGGACGAAAACGGGGAGATCGACGTCAACTACTATATCTACCAGGACCTCACCGAGCAGATGAACGAGCTCGAGAAGATCCGCGCCCTGCAGAGGCGTGCCGACCACTTCGTCAAGTACAACCCTCAGGCGATCGCCGTCCTCGCTGCCGACAAGCACCGCCTCGACCTCAACAAACAGTACGAGAAGGCCTGGCGCGGCTCGTACGACGAACTGATGGCGAAGAAGCTCTACGACTTCAACATCAAGACGACCGGCGACGATTTCTACGCCTCATTCGAGACGAAGAAGATGGCAGTCTCTGACATGGAGATCTCCTGGGAAGACCGGACAAAGACCTATCTCCGCCTCTTCCAGCTCCCGATCCTGGATGAAAACGGGGAGATCGATGTCAACTACTACATCTACCAGGACAACACCGCACTCGTGGAAAAGGAGAGAGAGACGCAGCAGCAGGCCGCCCTTCTCGCCACAAGCGCAGAAGAACTGAAAGTTGCCATGGACGAGATGGCAAAGGGCGACCTCACCGCACTCGTGGAGATCGAGGATAACGATCCGCTCCGCGACCTCAAGCTCAACTACCGCCATTCCCGCGAAGGGATCAAGGCGGCCCTGATCAAGGCATCCGGTATCGGCGAGAAGGTGAGGGGCAGTTCGGCGGAGACGAGCCGCAGCTCGGCCGACATCTCCCGGGCGATCGAGCAGGTCGCGTCCAAGAGCCAGCAGAGCGCAGAGGACGCGAAAAGGCAGCTCGAAAATCTCGAAGAGGTGGCGCGCGCGATGTCCGACCTCTCGGCATCGATCGAGGAGATCGCCAGCACCGCACAGGGCGTGCTCGACGGGACCGCCGCGGCGGTCAGGGTCGGGAACGAGGCCGACAAACTCGGGCGTGAGGCGACCCAGAAGATGCGCCAGGTCGAAACCATTACAAAGGAAGGCGTCGAGGAGTTTTCACAGCTGAACAGGGAGATGCAGGAGATCTCCAAGATCGTCAAACTCATCAATGACATCTCCAGCCAGACCAACCTGCTTGCACTGAACGCCGCCATCGAAGCAGCGAGGGCGGGCGAGCACGGGAGGGGCTTCGCCGTGGTCGCAGGCGAGGTGCGCAACCTTGCCGGCGAGTCCAAGAACGCAACCAACCATATCGAAGACCTCATCGGCAGCATCCAGTCCAAGAGCGAGAAGACCGGCCGGGACCTTCAGGCGGCCATCGCAGAGATCGCCGCCGGGGTCGAGAGCGTCAACCAGGCGATCGATACCCTGAACCGGATCGTCGCCGCCGTCAAAGAGGCGCATGAGAGCGTTTCCGAGATCGCACGGGCGACCGAGGACCAGGCGAGCGCCACCAACCGCGTGATGGAGCGGATGGACGTGACAAACAGGATGACGAAGGAGACGATGGCGCGGATCG from Methanofollis liminatans DSM 4140 encodes:
- a CDS encoding 3-dehydroquinate synthase II, with product MKLFWVDVRPWNKEIATAAIEAGAQALVVDAAADARGLGRITTIAPDGDLVPGTDVVFAEVTPESPLPDAGRAVLVVSTSDWTIIPLENLVAASDRVVAVVRNAEEAKLALGILEKGVAGVLLQTGDPLEVGRVAAAVQAESPRLAIVPFTVTAVRQIGMGDRACIDTCSLLAEGEGMLLGNTSSGFLLVLAETAENPYVAPRPFRVNAGAVHAYLLRPDGRTSYLSEVRAGDAVMVADATGATAEAAVGRVKIERRPLLLVEAAAGDGKAGLVLQNAETVRLMGKSGPVSVAALKEGDVVMGCAMAKGRHFGMAVEETITET
- a CDS encoding 2-amino-3,7-dideoxy-D-threo-hept-6-ulosonate synthase: MIGKAIRLERIMDRNTGRTVIVPMDHGFTLGQIEGLRRMPEAVAAVSEGGANAIVMHKGMVKAGHRGHGRDIGLIVHLSASTSLNPDPDDKVLVCTVEEAVALGADAVSIHINLGAPHESRMIEAAGEVSKECTRWGMPLLVMIYPRGKGIDPRSPAAVGHCVRVAEELGADLIKTNYTGDPASFAEITAACSVPVLIAGGEKAGDLATLSAIRDAVSAGASGVCIGRNAFQRDEPASFVRALCRVVHEETAPDAALEGQ
- a CDS encoding 2-amino-3,7-dideoxy-D-threo-hept-6-ulosonate synthase, which encodes MRGKQIRMERIMDRNTGKTIIVPMDHGVTAGPMPGLIDMGKTVDLVAAGGANAVLGHPGLALYGHRQSGRDVGLILHLSASTSLGPDPNEKVIVNTVTNALKMGADAVSVHINIGAPSEARMLADLGRIGVECMEWGMPLLAMMYPRGAKIADEKDVGAVCLAARAGAELGADIVKTVYTGDPDSFREVTRGCPVPVVVAGGSKTDDLSTLQLIEGAMEGGAAGISIGRNAFQHPHPDLFIMAAAAIVHGGRSAEEALEMVK
- a CDS encoding methenyltetrahydromethanopterin cyclohydrolase; its protein translation is MISLNAGALQTTAGMVARADPLGIRAGTMDCGARIVDCGADVPGSYEAGCRLVEACCGGCAAARIEIGEFGPYAIPVLHMTVSNPAIACLGAQLPLWRVTAAGEGADAGGPGRALARKPAALYQRLNHEESAEEALITLTADWPPDESEAGIIAEACRIDPANLTLMVAPAGSIAGTVHLAGLAAATALARIMNTGFEPLRIVHLALRVPVAPPGPDGESVRAAASLAGSACGTLHLIADGFEEALSGVVDERGTAGAGREGRFTAPIAEATISDLRDGSVRRFGSRDPTKILEHFGIRKRRGRTDRITDIR
- a CDS encoding methyl-accepting chemotaxis protein gives rise to the protein MTIEKPEKIEDTLQRALKGDHSVRINIDLLQEEFRPLGKMVNTAIERMAEAEKLKRRADAFVKFNPQAIAVLAGDKHRLDLNKQYEKAWRGSYDELMAKKLYDFNIKTTGDDFYASFKTKKMAVSDMEISWEDQTKTYLRLFQLPILDENGEIDVNYYIYQDLTEQMNELEKIRALQRRADHFVKYNPQAIAVLAADKHRLDLNKQYEKAWRGSYDELMAKKLYDFNIKTTGDDFYASFETKKMAVSDMEISWEDRTKTYLRLFQLPILDENGEIDVNYYIYQDNTALVEKERETQQQAALLATSAEELKVAMDEMAKGDLTALVEIEDNDPLRDLKLNYRHSREGIKAALIKASGIGEKVRGSSAETSRSSADISRAIEQVASKSQQSAEDAKRQLENLEEVARAMSDLSASIEEIASTAQGVLDGTAAAVRVGNEADKLGREATQKMRQVETITKEGVEEFSQLNREMQEISKIVKLINDISSQTNLLALNAAIEAARAGEHGRGFAVVAGEVRNLAGESKNATNHIEDLIGSIQSKSEKTGRDLQAAIAEIAAGVESVNQAIDTLNRIVAAVKEAHESVSEIARATEDQASATNRVMERMDVTNRMTKETMARIEDMAALTEEVSASAQEVGSAAEEVAEMAGEMKESLDSFRLK